AGCCCATTGCTTTATACAAACTTGTAGCGGCTTCCATTTTATCCCATGTTTCTAAGTAGATGGCATCTTGCCCAGATAACTTTGCACGTTGAATAGCAGCACTCAATAATTTTTTGCCTACGCCTTTACCTTGCTGATTATCTGAAATATAAAACCCAACAAGTTTTGCTACATTTTCTTTATGTACTTTCAGTATAATTGAACCAATAACAACATTATCCAAGCAAGCCACAAGCTGTGCGATTGAACCTTCATAATTTTTTCCAAACTGTCCAAGTTCATAATCAAGAAATGCAAAGTCAGGTTCAAGCCCGTAGCTCTTCATGATAGGAGATGCAATAGCCTGAATTGCTTTTGCATCAGTTAATGTTCCGTCTCTAACGATGATATTATCACGCATAATGAACTCGCTTATAACGCCGCGTTAAGTATGTTTAGCGTAGATTAACGTACTATCTAACTCACCAGACGGCAGACGCCTAGCGTTGTTTAATTGGGCTTCCAGTTGATACCCACAACGCTTCGCAACCAACTGACTCTTAGTATTTGAGCCCGCCATTTTAATTTCTACTCGCTTAGCTTCCTTTTCAAGAAAGGCGTACCTTTCCACTAGTTTAACGGCTTCACTAACGTAACCAGTGCCCGTTTTGGACGTTTGTAGCCAATAACCTATTTCAAAGAAAGGAACAGATCCATCTCGAACAATAAATCCGACTGCGCCAATAAATGAGTCAGTTTCTTTCTCTATGATGTTGAACCAAAACTCACCAATAAACGCCTCGTAGTTTCTTATTGCCTCTTGAGTGTTTTTGACGACATCATCTTTCGTGAGAGATTCTGTAACCCAAGGCAAGAATTGAGAAAACTCGGCTCTACTATCCTCAATTACTTCATACATTGGTTCGGAAAATTCCAACGATGGTGGAGCTAACTTAAGTCTTTCACTTTCCATATGAACTCCCAGTTTGTTGTGCTCAACAATATGATAGAACATGATTTTCGTGAAGTTCACCATCAATGTCAAAGTTTAGCTCACCAATAGTTGTAAAATCCAAATG
This Moritella sp. 5 DNA region includes the following protein-coding sequences:
- a CDS encoding GNAT family N-acetyltransferase translates to MRDNIIVRDGTLTDAKAIQAIASPIMKSYGLEPDFAFLDYELGQFGKNYEGSIAQLVACLDNVVIGSIILKVHKENVAKLVGFYISDNQQGKGVGKKLLSAAIQRAKLSGQDAIYLETWDKMEAATSLYKAMGWKKTEDPHPDSGAERAYYLNLKWDC
- a CDS encoding GNAT family N-acetyltransferase, which translates into the protein MESERLKLAPPSLEFSEPMYEVIEDSRAEFSQFLPWVTESLTKDDVVKNTQEAIRNYEAFIGEFWFNIIEKETDSFIGAVGFIVRDGSVPFFEIGYWLQTSKTGTGYVSEAVKLVERYAFLEKEAKRVEIKMAGSNTKSQLVAKRCGYQLEAQLNNARRLPSGELDSTLIYAKHT